The DNA window GGCAAACGTGGTGGGGCGCCCCGAGAGGCAGCGAGAAAGGCACCATGTCCCACGGGACGCGAACCGCTACCACTGCGTTATCGGACTACACGGGACCTCCAGAATAGGGGAACCGAGGTCGCCAGCGGCGCGCGGAACGCGCACGATTTCCCTACAGTCCTCGGAAAACGCGTCCGCGCTGTTACAGCATCGTCATGGAGGTGAGACAAGCACGGCGTTTCGGGTGTGTCTGGTCACAGCGGAACGCGTTGTGCCCTATGGCCCATAGGATTGGGGGTATGACTGCGACGAATCGCCGCCGTGTCCTACTCGCCCAGCCCCGCGGCTACTGCGCCGGGGTGGATCGCGCTGTTGTCACGGTCGAGAAGGCCCTGGAGCAGTACGGCGCACCCGTCTACGTACGCAAGCAGATCGTGCACAACACGCACGTTGTGAGTTCCCTGGAGAAACGCGGCGCGATCTTCGTCGAGGACACCAGTGAGGTCCCCGAGGGCGCCATCGTCGTCTTCTCCGCGCACGGGGTGTCCCCCCAGGTGCACGAGGAGGCGCAGCGGCGGCAGTTGAAGACGGTCGACGCCACCTGCCCCCTGGTGACCAAGGTGCACAAGGAGGCGCAGCGCTTCGCCAACCAGGACCGCGACATCATCCTCATCGGGCACACCGGCCACGAGGAGGTCGAGGGCACCAGCGGACACGCCCCCGAGAACATCCAGGTGGTGGAGAGCCCCGAGGAGGTGGACCAGGTCGAGGTCCGCGACCCGGACAACGTCTCCTGGCTGTCCCAGACCACCCTGTCGGTGGACGAGACCAACCAGACCGTGCACGCCCTGCGGGAGAAGTTCCCCAACCTCCTGGACCCGCCCAGCGACGACATCTGCTACGCCACCTCCAACCGCCAGGACGCGGTGAAGGAGATGGCCGCCCAGTGCGACCTGGTGCTGGTGGTCGGGTCGGACAACTCGTCCAACTCGGTCCGGCTCGTGGAGGTGGCCCTGGACGCCGGAGCCAGCACCGCCCACCTGATCGACAACGCGTCGATGCTGCAGGAGGAGTGGCTGTCCGACGTGGCGACCGTGGGCGTCACCAGCGGCGCCTCCGTTCCGGACACGCTGGTGACCGAACTCCTGGAGCGGCTGGCCGGACTGGGCTTCGACTCGGTCGAGGACGTGCGCACCGCCGAGGAGAACCTGACCTTCTCCCTGCCGAAGGAACTGCGCAAGGACCTGCGGGCCGAGCAGGCCCAGCAGTCCTGACCGCCCCGGCCGCGCCGCGGTGCTCGGGAACGGCGGTCCTCACTCGGTGGACGCCCCGTCGGTGTCGGGTGAGGCGCGGCGCGGTTCGAGCTGGGAGAGCAGGCCGGTGATGTCGTCGGCCAGTTTGCGGGCGCTGGCGCCGTCCCGGCGCACCACCTCGGACACGGCGACCAGCATGGCGCCGCTGACCACCATCAGCAGGGCCTCGTCCACCGGCTCCTCGGCCTTGCGGAACAGGGCCACGTTGCGGTCGGTCCACTCGCGCAGCCGGGTCCGCAGCTGGGACTCGAAACCGGGTGGCCCGTCACCGCTGAAGAACAGCAGCGTGGTGTCGCGCTCCTCGATGCATCCCTCCAGGTAGGCGCGCGCCGCCGCGTACATGAGCTGGGTGGGGTCGGTCTCCCCCCGGGCGCGGGCCTGGGCCGCCACGCGGTGGGTACGTTCCTGCTGGCGCTGCTGGAACTCCTCGTACAGCGCCATGTAGAGCTCGGCCTTGCCGCTGAAGTGGTGGTAGAGGCTTCCGACGCTGGCTCCCGCCTCGGCGACGACCTCGCTCACTCCCGCTCTCGCGAACCCTGTCGTGCAGAACACACGCGCCGCGGCGCTGAGCAGGGCGCTGCGGGTCTCCGCGCCCCGGTTCGACCCCCGTGTCGGTTTGTGCACATTCTCCGCAGTCACGTCCGAATACCGTCCCAATCGCTGTGGCTCGCCGGTCAGCCCGCCTCGGCACGAAGCTGGGCCAGTTGAATAGGCTAGTCCCACGCCGCCGCTCCTCGTGGGCGGCGTGCGCTGACCGCGTTTCCCGTCCCGGCAGGTGTTGGTGCCGGAGTGAAGCTGAGAGGCCGCGCATGACCGAGCACACGAGCGGGGAGCACCACAGCTCCGAGGTGCCCGACCGTAACCTCGCGCTGGAACTGGTCCGGGTGACCGAGGCCGCGGCGCTGGCCGCGGCCCGGTGGGTCGGCAAGGGGAACAAGAACGGTGCCGACGGGGTCGCGGTGCGCGGGATGCGGCACCTGATCAGCACCGTGTCCATGCACGGGACCGTCGTCATCGGCGAGGGCGAGAAGGACAACGCGCCCATGCTGTACAACGGCGAGGAGGTCGGCAACGGCGGCGGGTCGGAGTGCGACGTCGCCGTGGACCCGATCGACGGCACCCGGCTGACCGCGATGGGGATGCCGAACGCGCTCTCGGTGATCGCGGTGAGCCCGCGCCACTCCATGTTCGACCCCTCCGCCGTGTTCTACATGGAGAAGCTCGCCGCCGGCCCGGAGGCCGCCGATGTGGTGGACATCACCGCTCCGGTCGCGGACAACATCCAGGCGGTGGCGCGCGCCAAGGGCGGTACCGCCCAGGACGTCACCGTGGTCATCCTGGACCGGCCCCGCCACGAGGAGATCGTGCGCGAGGTGCGCGCGGCGGGGGCGCGGATCAAGTTCATCACCGACGGGGACGTCGCCGGCGCCATCATGGCCGCCCGTGCCGGCACGGGCGTGGACCTGCTGCTGGGGGTCGGCGGAACCCCGGAGGGGATCATCACCGCCTGCGCCATGAAGTGCCTCGGCGGGACGATCCAAGGCCGATTGTGGCCAACGGACGACGCGGAGCGCGAGGCCGCGAAACGGGCCGGGGTCGACCCGCAGCAGGTGCTGACCACGAACGACCTGGTCGGTTCCGAGGACGTGTTCTTCGCCGCCACCGGCATCACGGAGGGGGAACTGGTGGGCGGCGTGCGTTACGAGCCCGACGGTGTGATGACGGACTCCCTGGTCATGCGGGGCCGCAGCGGTACGGTTCGCTCGGTGCGCAGCGAGCACCAGTTGACGAAGCTGGCCGGCTACAGCGGGATCGACTTCGCCTCGGCGAACTGACGCGCGGAGCGACCGCGCCGGCACCACCGTCCCCACCCGCGGTGAAGAGCGTATTATACCCGTTCAACCGGGGTAACGCACGCGCGGTGCCGGCGCCGGGCACCGGATTCGGACAGATCACACGTGTCAGCGTTGGTACCTTACGAGGCGACACGCATCTTCCGGAGGTCCGATGTCCTATCCCGATCCCCCCAACCAGCCGTCCTGGATGCCGCCGGGTCCCAACCCCGGCGGTCAGCCGTCCGGTGGGCAGCAGCCCCCCAGCGGCTACCCGCCCGGTGGTCCGCCACCCGGTGGGCCTCCGCCACCCGGCGGGCCTCCGCCGCCCGGCGGTCCGCCCCAACAGCCGATGGGAGGAGCCCCCTACCCGCAGCAACCGCCGCAGGGCAAGCCGCGGAAGAAGCGGATCTGGATGATCCCCGTGGCCGCCGGTGTGGGCGTCGCCCTCATGGCGACCACCGTGTGGGCCTCGTCCTCGGTCTTCAGCGACCTGTTCGGCGGGCCGCAGCCGGAGTCGGCGCTGCCCAGCTCGTCGATCGCGTTCACCAAGCTCGACCTGAAGCCGTCCGGCAACCAGCTCGCCGACTACGCGTCGTTCGTCGAGAAGCTGCCCAAGGAGCTGCGCGACGAGATCGACCCGGAGGCCGACCCGGCGAAGGAGATCATCGAGGACGAGTACGACTACCTCGACTACGAGGAGGACGTGGAACCGTGGCTGGGGCAGCGGTTCGGCATGTCCGTGTGGGAGCCCGACAACGACAGCGCTGACCAGGGTGAGGGCTTCGCCACGGTGGTGGCGATCGCCATCGAGGACCAGGACGCCGCCGAGGAGGCGCTCAGCGAGGTCAAGGACAACGAGGACGACGTCTACTACGACGTCCGCGAGGACTTCGCGCTCCTCGCCCCGAACGAGGCCACGTTCTCCGACCTGGACGACCAGGTGGAATCCGACGGCACCCTGGAGGAGAACTCCGCGTTCTCCGAGGACATGGGCAACGTCGGGGACAACAGCGTCGCCGCGGCGTGGGCCGACCTGGAGGGCATCTCCGGCCTCATGGAGGACTCGGGCGGCTCCATGGACTACTCCGACGAGTACGGCTACGACGACGACTACGGCTCCGGTTACGAGGAGGACCCCCTCCCCGACCCCACGGAGAGCCTCGACGAGCTCAAGGGCCGCATGGCCGTCGGAGTGACGATCAACAGCGACAGCCTCGAGCTGCGCGGCGACGTCACCAACCTCAGCGTCAACGGCTCCTCCCCCTCGGACTACCCCACCCCCGAGCCGGGACTGGACTCGCTGGGCAAGCTCCCCGACGACACGGTGCTCGCTGTCGGCGGCAACGGGCT is part of the Haloactinospora alba genome and encodes:
- a CDS encoding 4-hydroxy-3-methylbut-2-enyl diphosphate reductase, translating into MTATNRRRVLLAQPRGYCAGVDRAVVTVEKALEQYGAPVYVRKQIVHNTHVVSSLEKRGAIFVEDTSEVPEGAIVVFSAHGVSPQVHEEAQRRQLKTVDATCPLVTKVHKEAQRFANQDRDIILIGHTGHEEVEGTSGHAPENIQVVESPEEVDQVEVRDPDNVSWLSQTTLSVDETNQTVHALREKFPNLLDPPSDDICYATSNRQDAVKEMAAQCDLVLVVGSDNSSNSVRLVEVALDAGASTAHLIDNASMLQEEWLSDVATVGVTSGASVPDTLVTELLERLAGLGFDSVEDVRTAEENLTFSLPKELRKDLRAEQAQQS
- a CDS encoding TetR/AcrR family transcriptional regulator; translation: MTAENVHKPTRGSNRGAETRSALLSAAARVFCTTGFARAGVSEVVAEAGASVGSLYHHFSGKAELYMALYEEFQQRQQERTHRVAAQARARGETDPTQLMYAAARAYLEGCIEERDTTLLFFSGDGPPGFESQLRTRLREWTDRNVALFRKAEEPVDEALLMVVSGAMLVAVSEVVRRDGASARKLADDITGLLSQLEPRRASPDTDGASTE
- the glpX gene encoding class II fructose-bisphosphatase; amino-acid sequence: MTEHTSGEHHSSEVPDRNLALELVRVTEAAALAAARWVGKGNKNGADGVAVRGMRHLISTVSMHGTVVIGEGEKDNAPMLYNGEEVGNGGGSECDVAVDPIDGTRLTAMGMPNALSVIAVSPRHSMFDPSAVFYMEKLAAGPEAADVVDITAPVADNIQAVARAKGGTAQDVTVVILDRPRHEEIVREVRAAGARIKFITDGDVAGAIMAARAGTGVDLLLGVGGTPEGIITACAMKCLGGTIQGRLWPTDDAEREAAKRAGVDPQQVLTTNDLVGSEDVFFAATGITEGELVGGVRYEPDGVMTDSLVMRGRSGTVRSVRSEHQLTKLAGYSGIDFASAN
- a CDS encoding DUF3352 domain-containing protein, translated to MGGAPYPQQPPQGKPRKKRIWMIPVAAGVGVALMATTVWASSSVFSDLFGGPQPESALPSSSIAFTKLDLKPSGNQLADYASFVEKLPKELRDEIDPEADPAKEIIEDEYDYLDYEEDVEPWLGQRFGMSVWEPDNDSADQGEGFATVVAIAIEDQDAAEEALSEVKDNEDDVYYDVREDFALLAPNEATFSDLDDQVESDGTLEENSAFSEDMGNVGDNSVAAAWADLEGISGLMEDSGGSMDYSDEYGYDDDYGSGYEEDPLPDPTESLDELKGRMAVGVTINSDSLELRGDVTNLSVNGSSPSDYPTPEPGLDSLGKLPDDTVLAVGGNGLDEFAKKAWEENSDSIDDVDAIERGFDEEFGEPLPDAFSSILGSKTALGFTDLGGALTGPGSGGMPSFQLRAVGADSDLLEKVVEVMEEDSYGSAPGVNEDGDAVVVSSGTTSSGKLADDPLYERAMGGMDDAGIGAYMDLEQPMKEAGESSPEEFGALGAGVGYDEDKVSLTMRWAPNGG